The Hemicordylus capensis ecotype Gifberg chromosome 6, rHemCap1.1.pri, whole genome shotgun sequence genome window below encodes:
- the SLC12A9 gene encoding solute carrier family 12 member 9 has product MSTESSPLLSYRLFRVSGEGEMLGATQEETPLVVGVVGSASGAAHPDPARQLSTFFGVFVPTVLSMFSIVVFMRIGFVVGHAGFLQSLLMLVVAYLIISLTVLSVCAISTNGAVQAGGAYFMISRTLGPEFGGSIGLMFYLANVCACGVYVLGLVEAILDVFGADGSDPPGGKGLPQGYLYSFLYGSLVLFLCLLVCLVGAQIYSRAAFFIFLVVNVVLVTIFASFFAVSPQEISVSRDSNQSFNASFTGFNVSTLRDNMYAMYSRDYTTNNMMSFATVFAVMFNGCTGIMAGSNMSGELKNASSSIPKGTIVAVVYTFVIYFLLFFMTSFTCERALLKGDYGFFRAINIWPPFVLVGIYAASLSASMSNLIGASRILHALAKDDLFGIVLAPAKIVSKGGNPWVAVLYTWALVQLVLLVGKLNTIAGIVTVFYLVAYAAVDLACLALEWASAPNFRPTFQVFSWHTCLLGIVSCLVMMFLISPAGASGSLGLMLLLLGFIHLRSAASSWGYISQALIFHQVRKYLLLLDIRKDHVKFWRPQMLLMVANPRGGSQLIKFINHLKKGGLFVLGHVEIGDLDTMPSDPIQAHYNFWLSLVDKLNIKAFVDLTLSPSVRQGTQHLLRITGLGGMKPNTLVLGFYDNSVPEDYFLQDPAFSQARENDEFGVDLAALQAHFPPVRDAASQRALSPAEYVAIISDAVKMHKNVCLARYFHLLEKDLPPSSSSKKRFEGCFIDVWPLNLLRPNTPTYVDICSLFLLQMACILTMVSSWKAARLRIFLCVESGDVGWVSKEEKLQELLSKLRIKATIKIVTWGQEGVLQGHQRVGGEGQDAEAPLPHSSGPPNGGELAGETFLNAATFHVTDEYLTSVNHLLLKQGGQTAVRFLYLPRPPADTSQYKRYLEQLQILTTGLGPTLLIHGLTPVTCTEL; this is encoded by the exons ATGTCTACAGAGAGCTCCCCCCTGCTCAGTTACCGGCTCTTCCGAGTGtcaggggagggagagatgctgGGGGCCACCCAGGAAGAGACCCCCCTCGTGGTGGGGGTCGTGGGGTCTGCTTCGGGGGCTGCTCACCCTGACCCAGCCCGGCAGCTCTCCACTTTCTTCGGGGTCTTCGTCCCGACTGTCCTGTCCATGTTCAGCATTGTCGTCTTCATGCGCATTG GCTTTGTTGTGGGTCACGCCGGCTTCCTGCAGTCGCTCCTCATGTTGGTCGTCGCCTATTTGATCATCTCGCTGACTGTCCTGTCTGTCTGTGCCATCTCCACCAATGGAGCAGTCCAAGCGGGCGGGGCTTACT TCATGATCAGCCGGACTCTGGGCCCTGAATTTGGCGGCAGCATCGGGCTCATGTTCTACCTGGCCAACGTCTGCGCTTGCGGCGTCTACGTTCTCGGGCTGGTGGAGGCCATCTTGGACGTCTTCGGAGCAG ACGGCTCGGACCCTCCCGGTGGCAAGGGGCTCCCGCAGGGCTACCTGTACAGCTTCCTCTACGGCTCTCTCGTCCTCTTCCTGTGCCTGCTGGTGTGCCTCGTGGGTGCCCAGATCTACTCCAGAGCGGCCTTCTTCATCTTCCTGGTGGTCAACGTGGTCCTCGTCACCATCTTTGCCAGCTTCTTTGCTGTCTCCCCGCAGGAGATCAGCGTTTCCCGGGACAGCAACCAAAGCTTCAACGCTTCCTTCACTGGGTTCAACGTCTCCACCCTCAGGGACAACATGTACG ccatgTACTCTCGCGACTACACCACCAACAACATGATGTCCTTTGCCACCGTCTTCGCGGTCATGTTCAACGGCTGTACAGGCATCATGGCAGGCTCCAATATGTCCG GGGAGCTGAAGAACgccagcagctccatccccaagggcACCATCGTGGCCGTGGTTTACACCTTCGTCATctacttcctcctcttcttcatgaCCAGCTTCACCTGCGAGAG GGCGCTGCTGAAAGGGGACTACGGCTTCTTCCGCGCCATCAACATCTGGCCGCCCTTTGTGCTGGTCGGCATCTACGCTGCCTCGCTCTCGGCCTCCATGAGCAACCTCATCGGCGCCTCGCGGATACTCCACGCCCTGGCAAAGGACGACCTGTTTG GGATTGTGCTGGCACCGGCAAAGATTGTCTCCAAAGGGGGGAACCCCTGGGTGGCCGTGCTCTACACGTGGGCCCTGGTGCAG CTGGTCCTCCTTGTCGGGAAGCTCAACACCATTGCTGGCATCGTGACCGTCTTCTACCTGGTGGCTTACGCCGCGGTGGACCTGGCCTGCCTGGCTCTGGAGTGGGCGTCTGCTCCCAACTTCCG GCCCACCTTCCAGGTCTTCTCCTGGCACACGTGCCTCCTGGGGATCGTCTCGTGCCTGGTCATGATGTTCCTCATCAGCCCGGCCGGGGCTTCGGGCAGCCTGGGGCTGATGCTCTTGCTCCTGGGGTTCATCCACCTCCGCTCAGCCGCCTCCTCTTGGGGCTACATCAGCCAGGCTCTCATCTTCCACCAG gttCGGAAGTATTTGCTTCTCCTGGACATCCGGAAGGACCACGTCAAGTTTTGGCGGCCACAGATGCTCCTCATGGTGGCCAACCCCCGGGGTGGTTCCCAACTCATCAAGTTCATTAACCATCTCAAGAAAGGGGGCCTCTTCGTGCTGGGGCACGTGGAGATTGGGGACCTTG ACACGATGCCTTCCGACCCCATCCAAGCCCACTACAACTTCTGGCTGAGCTTGGTTGACAAGCTGAATATCAAAGCTTTTGTGGACCTGACCCTCTCTCCATCGGTCCGTCAGGGGACTCAGCACCTGCTGCGGATCACAGGCTTAG GAGGGATGAAGCCCAACACCTTGGTGCTTGGCTTCTATGACAACTCCGTCCCCGAGGATTACTTCCTGCAGGACCCGGCCTTCAGCCAAGCACGGGAGAACGACGAGTTCGGGGTGGACCTGGCAGCCCTCCAAGCCCATTTCCCGCCGGTGAGGGACGCGGCCAGCCAGAGGGCCTTGAGCCCCGCTGAGTACGTGGCCATCATCTCGGACGCCGTGAAGATGCACAAGAACGTGTGCCTGGCCCGCTACTTCCACCTGCTCGAGAAGGACCTGCCCCCCTCTTCGTCTTCCAAGAAGCGCTTCGAAGGCTGCTTCATCGACGTCTGGCCCCTCAACCTCCTGCGCCCTAACACGCCCACCTACGTGGACATCtgcagcctcttcctcctccagatggCCTGCATCCTGACCATGGTCAGCTCCTGGAAGGCTGCCCGGCTGCGCATTTTCCTCTGCGTGGAGTCCGGGGACGTGGGCTGGGTCAGCAAGGAGGAGAAGCTGCAGGAGCTGCTCAGCAAGCTGCGGATCAAGGCCACCATCAAGATCGTCACCTGGGGCCAagagggggtcctccaggggcaccagcgggtgggcggggagggtcAGGATGCCGAGGCCCCACTGCCCCACAGCAGCGGTCCCCCTAACGGGGGGGAACTGGCTGGGGAGACCTTCCTGAACGCTGCCACCTTCCACGTGACGGACGAGTACCTGACCTCCGTCAACCACCTGCTGCTGAAGCAAGGGGGCCAGACGGCCGTGCGGTTCCTCTACCTCCCGCGCCCTCCGGCAGATACTTCTCAGTACAAGCGCTACCTGGAGCAGCTGCAGATCCTGACCACGGGCTTGGGGCCCACCTTGCTTATCCATGGGCTGACGCCCGTGACTTGCACAGAACTGTGA